The following proteins come from a genomic window of Triticum aestivum cultivar Chinese Spring chromosome 6A, IWGSC CS RefSeq v2.1, whole genome shotgun sequence:
- the LOC123128341 gene encoding probable trehalose-phosphate phosphatase 4 yields the protein MTTSQDVVVSEMGIGAGGAAMPGSGAAGLFACRSAASAGAMSMRQTYRDLAAAAARSANCTWAELEAMRAASPTRSRPGADVDELTAWMRKHPSALGKFEQIASASKGKKIVMFLDYDGTLSPIVANPDAAYMSDAMREAVRDVAKHFPTAIVSGRCRDKVHNFVGLSELYYAGSHGMDIQGPGSNPESVLCQPASEFLPMIDEVYKVLVEKTKSTPGAKVENNKFCLSVHFRCVDEKRWNFLAEQVKAVIKDYPMLKLTQGRKVFELRPSIMWDKGKALEFLLESLGFASCSDVLPVYIGDDRTDEDAFKVLRKRGQGVGILVSKCAKETSASYSLQDPAEVMEFLLRLVEWKRRSSAAAPPMVRPRVQPRPAAGGTDPRRRSGRPPVNPARRDRCPVVPTPPHPHPTPPRPNFL from the exons ATGACGACGAGCCAGGACGTGGTTGTTTCGGAGATGGGcattggggcgggcggggcggccaTGCCGGGCTCCGGCGCCGCGGGCCTCTTCGCGTGCCGCAGCGCCGCCAGCGCCGGGGCCATGTCCATGCGGCAGACGTAccgcgacctcgccgccgccgccgcgcgctccGCGAACTGCACATGGgccgagctcgaggccatgcgCGCCGCCTCGCCCACCCGCTCCCGCCCCGGCGCCGACGTCGACGAGCTCACGGCCTGGATG AGGAAGCACCCGTCGGCGCTAGGCAAGTTCGAGCAAATCGCCAGCGCGTCCAAGGGGAAGAAGATCGTCATGTTCCTCGACTACGACGGCACCCTCTCGCCCATCGTCGCCAACCCCGACGCCGCCTACATGAGCGACGCG ATGAGGGAGGCGGTGCGCGACGTTGCGAAGCACTTCCCGACGGCGATCGTGAGCGGGCGGTGCCGCGACAAG GTGCACAACTTCGTCGGCCTCTCCGAGCTGTACTACGCCGGCAGCCACGGCATGGACATCCAGGGACCAGGCTCCAAT CCCGAGTCTGTCCTGTGCCAGCCCGCAAGCGAGTTCCTCCCCATGATCGACGAG GTGTACAAGGTGCTTGTGGAAAAGACGAAGTCCACACCTGGAGCCAAGGTGGAGAACAACAAGTTCTGCCTGTCCGTCCACTTCAGATGTGTGGATGAAAAG AGATGGAACTTCTTGGCTGAGCAGGTCAAGGCCGTGATCAAGGACTACCCCATGCTGAAGCTCACCCAAGGGAGGAAG GTCTTCGAGCTCCGGCCCAGCATTATGTGGGACAAGGGCAAGGCGCTGGAGTTCTTGCTCGAATCGCTAG GATTCGCCAGCTGCAGCGACGTCCTGCCGGTGTACATCGGCGACGACCGCACCGACGAGGACGCCTTCAAGGTGCTGCGGAAGAGGGGCCAGGGCGTGGGGATCCTGGTGTCCAAGTGCGCCAAGGAGACCAGCGCGTCCTACTCGCTGCAGGACCCGGCGGAGGTCATGGAGTTCCTGCTCCGGCTGGTGGAGTGGAAGcggaggtcgtcggcggcggcgccgcccatgGTCCGGCCGCGGGTGCAACCCcggccggcggccggcggcacAGATCCAAGACGCCGGTCGGGTCGACCACCGGTCAATCCAGCTCGTCGCGATCGGTGTCCCGTCGTGCCAacaccaccccacccccaccccaccccaccccgcccAAATTTTCTCTGA